A region from the Eptesicus fuscus isolate TK198812 chromosome 1, DD_ASM_mEF_20220401, whole genome shotgun sequence genome encodes:
- the PNMA5 gene encoding paraneoplastic antigen-like protein 5, translating into MALTLLEDWCKGMDLDPRKALLIVGIPVECTENEIRETIRAGLQPVCPYRVLGRMFRREDNAKAVFIELGDTVNYAKTPHQIPGKGGAWEVVVKPRNPDDEFINRLSYFLKGEGRKMADVASALGYAPLTEDQEPGNAPLDKPTDLQLQKESMWYRKIKMFSGNVFAGPGEENFEAWLEQVTEVMQVWQVCEAEKIRRLLESLRGPALSIMRVLRANNDSMTVEQCLDTLKQIFGSKEDSRTSQFKFLQTVQKIGEKISAFLVRLEPLLQKALQHSPTSARSTDMIRLKHVLSRTNLSGTLRGKLELLDQRGCPPTFLELMKLVRDEEEWEVTTAVLKQKQKPAGRGRRPSSRQVLEEVSDSAPQVPQQRVQYCDSSTQTTQEGTGTVSFRHRKVPRYSSEEESQSLITCIKAEPKSPERERPQLEGESGNEVGAGGMSHPEP; encoded by the coding sequence ATGGCCTTGACACTGTTAGAGGATTGGTGCAAGGGGATGGACCTGGACCCCAGGAAGGCCCTGCTGATTGTGGGGATCCCCGTGGAGTGTACTGAGAATGAAATTAGAGAGACTATTAGGGCAGGCTTACAGCCCGTGTGCCCATACAGGGTGCTGGGAAGAATGTTCAGAAGGGAAGACAATGCTAAGGCAGTCTTCATCGAATTGGGAGACACTGTCAATTACGCTAAGACACCCCATCAGATACCAGGAAAAGGAGGTGCCTGGGAAGTGGTGGTAAAACCCCGTAACCCAGATGATGAATTCATCAATAGACTGAGCTACTTCCTGAAGGGTGAGGGCCGGAAAATGGCAGATGTGGCCAGTGCCCTGGGGTATGCCCCTCTCACTGAGGATCAGGAGCCAGGCAATGCTCCCCTAGACAAACCCACAGATTTGCAGCTTCAGAAAGAAAGCATGTGGTACCGAAAAATCAAAATGTTTTCAGGAAACGTCTTTGCAGGCCCAGGCGAAGAGAACTTTGAAGCCTGGCTGGAGCAGGTCACTGAGGTGATGCAGGTCTGGCAAGTGTGTGAGGCAGAGAAGATACGGCGTTTGCTGGAGAGCCTCCGTGGCCCTGCCCTGTCCATCATGCGGGTGCTCCGGGCCAACAATGACTCTATGACTGTAGAACAATGCCTGGACACCCTGAAGCAGATCTTTGGGAGCAAAGAGGACTCTAGAACCTCGCAGTTTAAGTTCCTCCAGACCGTTCAGAAGATTGGAGAGAAAATCTCGGCGTTTTTGGTGCGCCTGGAGCCGCTGCTGCAGAAAGCCTTGCAGCACAGCCCCACATCAGCGCGAAGCACAGATATGATTCGCCTGAAACACGTCCTGTCTCGTACCAACCTGAGCGGCACCCTCCGAGGAAAGCTCGAGCTCCTGGATCAGAGAGGCTGTCCTCCCACTTTCCTAGAGTTAATGAAGCTCGTTCGAGATGAAGAGGAGTGGGAAGTCACCACGGCCGTGCTGAAGCAGAAGCAAAAGCCTGCAGGAAGGGGCCGCAGGCCTTCCAGCAGACAGGTGCTCGAGGAAGTCAGTGATTCTgcacctcaggtcccccagcagaGAGTGCAGTATTGTGATAGCAGCACTCAGACCACCCAGGAAGGGACTGGCACTGTGTCATTTAGGCACAGGAAAGTGCCCCGCTACAGTAGCGAAGAGGAGAGCCAGAGCCTGATCACATGCATTAAGGCCGAACCGAAGTCACCAGAAAGGGAGAGGCCTCAGCTTGAAGGAGAGTCGGGAAacgaggtgggggctgggggcatgagccACCCCGAGCCCTAG